The following are from one region of the Segatella oris genome:
- a CDS encoding flagellar motor protein MotB yields the protein MKKNVFLLTMVAGVLLISSCASKKDLENCQNENRELTANYQNTKEELAASKARVASLEEQLAQQKKNVAALQNALDKSLVNANANNINISKLVDQINESNQYIRHLVEVKSKSDSLNMVLTNNLTRSLSREEMKEVDIKVLKGVVYISLADNMLYKSGSYEINDRAEETLRKIAKIIMDYKDYDVLIEGNTDNVPVNTKSAAMKNIRNNWDLSALRASSVVQYLQDRFGVAPKRLTAGGRGEYNPVASNDTELGKQRNRRTQIIITPKLDQFMDLIDKAPEEKK from the coding sequence ATGAAAAAAAACGTATTTTTACTTACAATGGTGGCCGGAGTGCTTCTCATAAGCAGTTGTGCCAGCAAGAAAGATCTGGAGAACTGTCAGAATGAAAACCGCGAATTGACTGCCAATTATCAGAACACGAAGGAAGAACTTGCTGCGAGCAAGGCACGCGTTGCAAGTCTTGAAGAGCAGTTGGCGCAGCAAAAGAAGAATGTTGCAGCATTGCAAAACGCTCTCGATAAGAGTCTTGTGAATGCTAATGCCAATAACATCAATATCTCAAAGCTGGTAGATCAGATCAACGAAAGCAATCAGTATATCCGCCATTTGGTTGAGGTGAAGAGTAAGAGTGACTCTCTCAACATGGTACTTACCAATAACTTGACCCGCTCGTTGAGTCGGGAAGAGATGAAAGAAGTTGATATTAAGGTGCTCAAGGGAGTTGTCTATATCTCTTTGGCCGATAACATGCTCTATAAGAGTGGCAGTTATGAGATCAATGATCGTGCCGAAGAAACGCTTAGAAAGATAGCTAAGATCATCATGGATTATAAGGATTATGACGTACTTATTGAGGGAAATACTGACAATGTGCCTGTCAATACGAAGTCAGCGGCAATGAAGAACATCCGCAACAATTGGGATCTCTCTGCTTTGCGCGCTTCTTCTGTTGTGCAATATCTGCAGGATCGCTTTGGGGTTGCACCGAAACGACTCACTGCCGGAGGCCGAGGAGAATACAATCCTGTTGCTTCCAATGACACGGAATTGGGCAAACAGCGCAACCGCCGTACCCAGATTATCATCACTCCGAAGCTCGATCAGTTCATGGATTTGATTGATAAAGCACCTGAAGAGAAGAAGTAA
- the cls gene encoding cardiolipin synthase produces MSYLHWIIVSIYTISVILAMIAVLMDNRQPAKTVAWLMVLSFIPIVGIIIYIFFGQNYRRQHFISQHSLDELTKRSMLEFTEQRNLHLPENARQLMHLFANQSMALPFKDNNADIYTHGSDFFLALLRTIGRAQDHIHIDTYIFDDDPLGMLIADALIDKVRQGVEVRIIYDDVGCWNVRDKFFNRMKREGIEVKPFIPVRFPALTSKVNYRNHRKICVIDGETGFIGGMNIAMRYVKGTKGQPWRDTHMRITGSVVYSMQRAFLIDWYFVARTLLADHRYYPENTHIERNNCLAQIVTSSPIQPWPDIMQGYVRILIEAKHYVYMETPYFLPTEPILFAIRTAALSGVDVRLIIPMHGDAKLVEWACKSYLGEIVEAGAKVFLYKAGFNHSKLMVSDDHLCTCGSTNIDFRSFENNFECNVFFYDKDMALRIKEIYLKDEKDCVDIEEIRDFTHRSFFLRLWESIVRLLSPLL; encoded by the coding sequence ATGTCTTATCTGCATTGGATTATAGTAAGCATCTACACTATCAGTGTCATACTGGCCATGATAGCCGTTCTGATGGACAATCGGCAGCCTGCAAAGACTGTAGCTTGGCTCATGGTGCTTTCTTTCATCCCGATAGTAGGCATCATCATTTATATCTTCTTTGGACAGAATTACCGCAGACAACACTTCATCAGTCAGCACAGTTTGGACGAACTGACGAAGCGAAGTATGCTTGAATTCACGGAACAACGCAACCTGCATCTGCCTGAAAACGCACGCCAGTTGATGCATCTTTTTGCCAATCAGAGCATGGCTTTGCCTTTCAAAGACAACAATGCAGACATCTACACCCATGGAAGTGATTTCTTTCTTGCGCTGCTCCGCACTATCGGAAGGGCACAAGACCACATCCATATCGATACTTATATCTTTGATGACGACCCGCTCGGCATGCTCATTGCTGATGCGTTGATTGACAAAGTGAGGCAAGGGGTTGAGGTTAGGATTATCTATGACGACGTAGGTTGTTGGAATGTTCGCGACAAATTCTTCAATAGAATGAAGCGCGAAGGAATAGAAGTGAAGCCCTTTATTCCCGTGCGTTTCCCGGCTTTGACAAGCAAGGTGAACTATCGTAACCATCGAAAGATATGCGTTATCGACGGAGAAACAGGCTTCATCGGTGGCATGAACATCGCTATGCGCTATGTAAAAGGCACTAAAGGACAGCCTTGGCGCGACACCCATATGCGCATCACAGGTAGCGTTGTCTATTCCATGCAGCGTGCATTCCTGATAGATTGGTACTTCGTTGCACGCACATTGCTGGCCGACCACCGCTATTATCCGGAGAATACACACATTGAAAGAAACAACTGTCTGGCGCAGATTGTAACGAGCAGTCCCATTCAACCATGGCCTGACATCATGCAAGGTTATGTGCGCATTCTTATTGAAGCGAAGCATTATGTGTATATGGAAACGCCCTATTTCCTGCCTACCGAACCCATACTTTTCGCCATTCGGACAGCTGCTTTGTCGGGAGTTGACGTGCGACTGATAATCCCCATGCACGGCGACGCCAAGCTTGTGGAGTGGGCATGCAAGTCATATTTGGGTGAGATTGTAGAGGCGGGAGCCAAGGTTTTCCTTTATAAAGCAGGCTTCAATCATTCAAAACTGATGGTAAGTGATGATCATCTCTGCACTTGTGGCAGTACGAACATCGACTTCAGAAGTTTTGAGAACAACTTCGAATGCAATGTTTTCTTCTATGATAAAGACATGGCTTTACGCATCAAGGAAATCTATTTGAAAGATGAAAAGGATTGTGTTGACATCGAAGAAATACGTGATTTCACACATCGTTCTTTCTTCTTACGACTTTGGGAAAGCATTGTGAGGTTGCTGAGTCCGTTACTATAG
- a CDS encoding 7-carboxy-7-deazaguanine synthase QueE: protein MKKTYKVNEIFYSLQGEGRNTGRAAVFIRFSGCNLKCSFCDTDFKLYHEMTAEAIVDAVREWKTAGFVVLTGGEPTLQVDSKLIDALHAEDFYVAMESNGTNVPPPNLDWLTISPKEHVVVTECNELKCIFDGQKPVDDLGIEADYYYLQPCDVGNDVQNRAITQACIRYIASHPKWRLSLQTHKMIGFQ from the coding sequence ATGAAGAAGACGTATAAGGTCAATGAAATCTTCTACTCACTGCAAGGCGAAGGCCGAAACACGGGCCGTGCAGCAGTGTTTATCCGTTTCAGCGGATGCAACTTGAAGTGCAGTTTCTGTGATACTGATTTCAAATTGTATCACGAAATGACGGCCGAGGCTATCGTTGATGCTGTCAGAGAATGGAAAACGGCAGGCTTCGTGGTGCTCACCGGAGGCGAACCCACGCTGCAAGTCGACAGCAAACTGATTGATGCCTTGCATGCCGAAGACTTCTATGTAGCCATGGAATCCAACGGAACAAACGTGCCCCCGCCCAATCTCGACTGGCTGACCATATCGCCGAAAGAGCATGTCGTTGTTACCGAATGCAACGAACTGAAGTGCATTTTCGACGGACAAAAACCTGTTGATGACCTCGGAATTGAGGCCGACTACTATTATCTGCAACCCTGTGACGTGGGCAACGACGTTCAGAACAGGGCCATTACGCAGGCTTGTATCCGTTATATAGCGTCACATCCCAAGTGGCGTCTGAGTCTGCAAACCCACAAAATGATTGGTTTTCAATAA
- a CDS encoding 6-pyruvoyl trahydropterin synthase family protein, which translates to MYYIQKSFEVSASHHLTLSYKSKCSNVHGHNWHITVFCKARELNKDGMVADFSEVKRLIHGRLDHADINKVLPFNPTAENIARWITEQIPTCYKATVQESDGNIATYEEDV; encoded by the coding sequence ATGTATTACATACAAAAGAGTTTCGAGGTATCAGCCTCACACCATCTGACCCTCTCTTACAAGAGTAAATGCAGCAATGTGCATGGTCATAACTGGCACATCACGGTGTTCTGCAAGGCACGTGAGCTCAACAAAGACGGCATGGTGGCTGACTTTTCAGAAGTAAAGCGCCTCATTCATGGCCGACTTGACCATGCCGATATCAACAAAGTGCTGCCTTTCAACCCTACAGCCGAGAACATTGCACGCTGGATAACCGAGCAGATTCCTACCTGCTATAAGGCCACTGTGCAGGAAAGTGATGGAAATATAGCCACGTATGAAGAAGACGTATAA
- the dnaG gene encoding DNA primase has protein sequence MIDRLTVERIKDAANIVDVVSEFVTLRKSGSNYKGLCPFHNEKTPSFYVSPARGTCHCFGCGKGGNPISFIMEHEQMTYPEALRWLANKYHIEIKERELTDDEKREQSERESMFIINEWASGYFEDILHNNVDGVAIGMQYFRTRGFRDDIIRKFKLGFDLPDRLTLGRTARQKGFQDEYLLKTGICYRNERGELVDRYSGRVIFPWIGISGKVVGFGGRVLDARTKGVNQKYVNSPDSDIYHKDHELYGIYQAKKAIAKADRVYMVEGYTDVISMHQCGIENVVANSGTALSIHQIHTLHRFTANITLLYDGDAAGIHAALRGTDMLLQEGMNLKVLLLPDNDDPDSFARKHTAEEFKDYIEQHATDFIRFKTALLLDNETDPLKRSEAINSIVTSISMVQNPILRDTYLHDCSQRIGINEATLITQMNNMIRDRKATGSMTPTAVQPTATGPQPLQANQSAIQSQSQANIESKAEQLMLQMIIKHGNRVVFENIEDSDGKPLQLSIAEYFDYCLSADGLSFESPVYNQILKEVVEKGHDRSFDTEPYFVHHHDIHISQLAIHMTEERFKLSESQQVKSDNESLRNRAIHLMLDFRMEYVEKHLRELKQQIAKASADNLMPLMTEYKEMTAIRNALAKQLGNNIIV, from the coding sequence ATGATTGACAGACTAACAGTTGAGCGAATCAAAGACGCTGCAAACATCGTTGACGTTGTTTCCGAGTTTGTTACGCTGCGAAAAAGTGGCAGTAACTATAAGGGATTATGCCCTTTCCACAATGAGAAGACACCGTCTTTCTATGTTTCTCCGGCCCGTGGAACCTGTCATTGTTTCGGCTGTGGCAAAGGAGGAAATCCCATAAGTTTCATCATGGAGCATGAGCAAATGACCTATCCCGAGGCGCTTCGCTGGTTAGCTAACAAGTATCATATAGAGATAAAGGAACGCGAACTGACCGATGATGAGAAACGAGAGCAAAGCGAACGCGAAAGCATGTTCATCATCAACGAGTGGGCTTCCGGCTATTTTGAAGACATACTCCATAACAATGTCGACGGCGTGGCTATTGGGATGCAATACTTCCGCACGCGAGGCTTCCGCGATGATATTATCAGAAAGTTCAAATTAGGCTTTGACTTACCCGACCGTTTGACGCTCGGACGTACGGCACGGCAAAAGGGTTTCCAAGACGAATACCTGCTGAAGACCGGCATTTGCTATCGAAATGAGCGCGGAGAATTAGTTGATCGCTATTCAGGTCGCGTCATCTTTCCTTGGATAGGCATAAGCGGCAAGGTGGTTGGCTTTGGGGGTCGCGTGCTCGATGCACGCACAAAAGGCGTCAATCAGAAGTATGTCAACTCGCCAGACAGTGACATCTATCACAAAGATCATGAGCTTTACGGCATCTATCAGGCCAAGAAAGCGATTGCAAAAGCAGACCGTGTCTACATGGTTGAAGGCTACACGGATGTGATTTCCATGCACCAGTGCGGCATTGAAAACGTCGTTGCAAACTCCGGAACGGCCTTGAGCATTCACCAGATACATACACTTCACCGCTTCACCGCCAACATAACGTTGCTCTATGACGGTGATGCGGCAGGCATTCATGCGGCACTTCGCGGTACAGACATGCTGCTTCAAGAGGGCATGAACCTTAAAGTGCTGCTGCTTCCCGACAATGATGATCCCGACAGTTTCGCACGAAAACACACGGCAGAAGAGTTCAAAGACTATATCGAACAACATGCCACAGACTTCATCCGCTTTAAGACGGCCTTGCTGCTTGACAATGAAACCGACCCCTTGAAGCGCTCGGAGGCTATCAACTCCATTGTCACGAGCATCTCGATGGTGCAGAATCCCATCCTCCGCGATACCTATCTGCACGACTGTTCACAGCGTATCGGCATCAATGAAGCCACACTTATCACCCAGATGAACAACATGATACGTGACAGAAAGGCCACGGGCTCGATGACTCCTACGGCAGTTCAGCCCACAGCTACGGGCCCACAGCCTCTTCAAGCCAATCAAAGCGCTATTCAATCTCAAAGCCAAGCAAACATAGAATCCAAGGCAGAGCAGCTCATGTTGCAGATGATTATCAAGCATGGCAATCGAGTTGTCTTCGAGAACATAGAGGATAGCGACGGGAAACCACTGCAATTATCGATTGCCGAATACTTTGATTACTGTCTTTCTGCCGATGGTTTGTCGTTCGAAAGCCCTGTCTACAATCAGATTTTGAAAGAAGTTGTGGAGAAAGGACACGACCGTTCGTTCGACACTGAACCTTATTTCGTGCATCATCACGACATTCATATCAGCCAATTAGCTATCCATATGACCGAAGAACGGTTCAAACTGTCTGAAAGTCAGCAAGTGAAGAGCGACAATGAGAGCCTTCGAAACCGTGCCATTCACTTGATGCTCGACTTCAGAATGGAGTATGTTGAGAAGCATCTGCGCGAATTAAAGCAGCAAATTGCCAAGGCTTCGGCTGACAATCTCATGCCACTCATGACCGAATATAAGGAAATGACGGCCATACGCAATGCGCTTGCAAAGCAGTTGGGCAATAATATTATCGTATAG
- a CDS encoding NAD(P)/FAD-dependent oxidoreductase encodes MRANIKRNEQRRVVVVGGGLGGLKMVSSLRDTDYQVVLVDKNNYNQFPPLIYQVASAGLEPSNISFPFRRLFQGWKNFFFRMAEVEHIDTEEKAIRTSIGTIHYDDLVLAAGATTNFFGNKNIEASALPMKSVSEAMRLRNTILQNLERAETEDNEACRQALMNIAIVGGGPSGVEIAGALAEMKRTILPRDYPDLDTSCMRIYLINAAPRLLGAMAEKSSREAEKALKELGVEIMAGCMVTDYVDHELILKDGSHLPVETVIWVSGIRANHIDGIPTDSIGRGGRIITDRFNRVKGMENVYAIGDQCLIEGDKAYPQGHPQLAQVAMQQAENLAMNLKRQDKNEQEHPFSYRNLGTMATIGRKKAVVEIGRLKFGGFFAWLLWLVVHLRSILGVRNKTIVFLNWMWSYFNYKQSLRLILKAKR; translated from the coding sequence ATGAGAGCAAATATTAAGCGCAATGAACAGCGAAGAGTTGTTGTCGTAGGAGGTGGTCTGGGGGGACTGAAAATGGTTTCGAGTCTCCGTGACACAGACTATCAGGTGGTGTTGGTAGACAAGAACAATTATAATCAGTTTCCACCGCTGATTTATCAGGTGGCTTCGGCTGGTTTGGAGCCGAGCAATATATCGTTTCCTTTTCGTAGATTGTTTCAGGGATGGAAGAACTTTTTCTTTCGAATGGCCGAGGTTGAGCATATTGATACCGAGGAGAAAGCCATTCGCACATCCATCGGAACGATACACTATGACGACTTGGTGCTGGCTGCCGGTGCAACAACCAATTTCTTTGGAAACAAGAATATCGAGGCTTCAGCGTTGCCGATGAAGTCGGTTAGTGAGGCTATGCGGCTGCGCAACACGATTTTGCAGAACCTTGAAAGGGCTGAAACTGAAGACAATGAAGCTTGCAGGCAAGCGTTGATGAACATAGCAATCGTAGGAGGCGGCCCGTCTGGTGTAGAGATTGCCGGTGCATTGGCTGAGATGAAGCGCACCATTCTACCCCGTGATTATCCCGATCTTGATACTTCTTGCATGCGCATCTATCTCATCAATGCAGCTCCACGCCTTTTAGGTGCCATGGCAGAAAAGTCTTCTCGTGAGGCAGAGAAAGCCTTGAAAGAACTCGGAGTGGAGATAATGGCCGGATGTATGGTGACAGATTATGTAGATCATGAATTGATTTTGAAGGATGGAAGTCATCTTCCTGTGGAGACAGTGATATGGGTGAGCGGTATTCGTGCTAACCATATAGACGGTATTCCGACAGATAGTATCGGACGTGGTGGCCGCATCATAACGGATCGTTTCAATCGGGTTAAGGGAATGGAGAATGTCTATGCCATTGGCGATCAATGCTTGATAGAAGGTGATAAGGCCTATCCGCAGGGACATCCACAGTTGGCTCAGGTGGCAATGCAACAGGCAGAGAACTTGGCAATGAACCTGAAACGGCAGGATAAAAACGAGCAGGAGCATCCCTTTTCTTATAGAAATTTAGGCACAATGGCAACCATTGGGCGCAAAAAGGCCGTTGTAGAGATTGGTAGATTGAAGTTTGGAGGCTTCTTTGCCTGGCTTCTCTGGTTGGTTGTTCACTTGCGTTCTATTCTTGGAGTAAGGAATAAAACGATTGTGTTTCTCAATTGGATGTGGAGTTATTTCAATTATAAACAGAGCCTTCGATTGATATTAAAGGCGAAACGCTGA